The stretch of DNA CGACTACATCGGCGCCCAGGCGGCGTTCCAGCACGATTTCAACTCGGAGCTCTCAAAACACCTCGGCGCGCCGCTGGTGATGGTGGGGACCGGCGCCGGTCGGTCGGCCGCTGAAACGGTCCGCGATGTCCGCGCGGCGACGGCCGGCTATCACGAACAGGGCGACGTCGTTGCCGCGACGTTCGTCAACCGCGTGCCGCCCGACGAAGCCCGCGCCCTCCGCGAAGCATTTCAAGAGCGATCGCCCAGCGACGGGCCGATTTATGTCATCGAAGAAGAGCCCTCGCTCGCCCGCCCCACGCTCGCCCAGGTCGCCGACGCCATCGGCGCCCGCTGGCTCTACAAGCCGGACGACGTTCATCAGCGCGACGTCACCACCTGCCGCGTCGCGGCGATGACGCTGCCGCACTTCCTTGATCGCACCGCCGAGGGCGCGCTGGTGATTACGCCCGGCGACCGTTCCGACATCCTGGTGGGTGTCGTCGCGTCACTGGTCTCTGACGGCGTCCCGAAGGCGGCGGGCGTCCTGCTCACCGGCGGGCTCGAGCCCGAGCCCTCAGTGCGACGGCTCATCGAAGGCATGCGTCGTTGGGTCCCGCCGGCGATGATGGTCGATTGCGACACCTACCGCGCCGCCACCGCGGTCGAGTCGGTCCGCGCGGTGCTCGCCCCGGAGAACCTCACGAAGATCGCCACGGCGCTGGGCGTCTTCGAGCGCGAGGTCGATTCCGACGCCCTCGCCGAGCGGATCGCCGTCACCCGCACCGAGCGGGTGACGCCGCTGATGTTCGAGTACGACCTCATCGAGCGTGCCAAACGCATCCCGCGAACGATCGTCCTCCCCGAGGGGGAAGACGATCGCATCCTCCGTGCCGCGGCCGTGCTCTTGCGGCGGCACGTGGCGTCGCTGGTGATTCTCGGCGAGCCCGATGCGATCACCGCTCGCGCCGCGGCGCTGGGGCTCGACCTCGCCAAGGCGCGACTCATCAACCCGATTGCGTCGCCCGACCGCCGTCGCCTCGCCGAAGAGCTATCGAATCTCCGCGCGCACAAGGGCGTCACGGTCGAGATGGCGTACGACCTCTTGGGCGACCCCAACTACTTCGGCACGATGATGGTCCAGGTCGGCGACGCCCACGGCATGGTCTCCGGCGCGACGCACACCACCGCTCAGACGATCCGCCCCGCCCTGCAAGCGATCCGTACGCGCGACGACTGCTCGATCGTGTCGAGCGTCTTCCTGATGTGCCTCGAAGACCGGGTGCTGGTTTACGGCGACTGCGCCGTGAATCCCGACCCGACGCCCGAGCAGCTCGCCGACATCGCGATCAGCTCGGCAAAGACAGCCAAGCAGTTCGGCGTCACGCCGCGCGTGGCGATGCTCTCGTACTCGACGGGCGAATCAGGGAGCGGCTCGGCGGTCGACAAGGTCCGCGAAGCGACACGACTTGCTCGTCAAAGGGCGCCGGAGCTGTCGATCGAAGGTCCGATCCAGTACGACGCCGCCGTCGATGCCTCGGTCGCCAAGTCAAAGATGCCCGGCAGCCAGGTCGCCGGCCACGCGACGGTGTTCGTCTTCCCCGACCTCGACTCGGGCAATAACACCTACAAAGCCGTCCAGCGCACCGCCGGCGCCGTTGCGGTTGGGCCAATACTGCAAGGACTCCGCAAGCCGGTGAACGACCTCAGCCGCGGCTGCACGATCGACGACATCGTCAACACGGTCGCGATCACCGCCATCCAGGCCCAGCCCGAGGGAGACCGCCCCTCGTGAAAGTCCTCGTCCTGAACTGCGGCAGCTCATCGATCAAGCACCGGCTTTTTGAGATGCCCAATGATCATGAACCGGGTGGTATCGAGCTGGGCCGTGGCGCCATCGAAGGCATCGGCGCGGAGGGCTCGGTCGCCGATCACGCCGCAGGGCTACGGCAAGTGTGCGACGAGCTCGGCGTCGAGCCCGAGATCGTCGCGCACCGCGTCGTTCACGGCGGCGAGCGTTTCGTCGCGCCGATAGTGATCGACGACGAGGTCGTCGCTGAACTCGACCGGCTCAACCCGCTCGCGCCGCTGCACAACCCCGCCAACGTGCTCGGCATCCGAGTCGCGCGCGAGTGGTTCCCCCGGGCGACGCATGTCGCCGTATTCGACACGGCGTTCCACGCCACGCTGCCGCTCTACGCCAGCCACTACGCGATCCCAAAGCACTTGGCGACCGAACACGGCGTGCGGCGCTACGGCTTCCACGGCTCGTCGCACGCCTGGGCGTCACAGCGCGCCGCAGAACTTCTCGGCAGACCGCTCGAAGAACTGCGGCTCGTCATCCTCCACCTCGGCGCCGGCGCGAGCGCCACGGCGGTCCTCGGCGGTAAGTCGATCGACACGTCGATGGGCATGACGCCAATGGAGGGCCTCGTGATGGCGACCCGTGCGGGCGACATCGACCCGGGCGTGCCGCTCTTCCTCCAGCGCGAACTCGGCATGACCGCCGCCGAGGTCGACCGCCTCCTCAATCGCGAAAGCGGCCTCCGCGGCTACTGTGACGAGTCCGACCTTCGCGAAGTTCTCCGCCGCGCTGATGAAGGGGACACCGACGCCCAGCTCGCCGTCGAAGCCTACGTCTACCGCATCGCCAAGTACGTCGGCGCCTACGCCGTCGCCCTCGGCGGCCTCGACGCGGTGGTCTTCACCGCCGGCGTCGGCGAACGCAGCGCGCCGATCCGGGCGCTGGTTGCCCAGCGGCTGACGTTGTTCGGCGCGAAGCTCGACGCCGAAGCGAACGACGCATCGACTAGCGAAGACCGTGCGATTCAAACCGCCGACAGCCCCGTAGCCCTCTTGATCGTGGCGACGAATGAAGAGCTACAGATCGCCCGCGAAGCGGCGGCGCTGGTGGAGTGATCGCGAACCACGACAGAGAGGGCGAGCCGGCGACGTTAGTCGTCGGTGCGAAGCGGGTACCAGGGTTCCACCGACGACTAACGTCGCCGGCTCGCCGTCATTCGTTCGAGCAGCGCTACGTCAAGCGCCGACGGCCGTTGCCGCCTTCTTCTCGTACTCCTCCCAAAACGTCACGTACCTGCGGTGGTCCTTGGCGAACGACTCGCTGAACACGGCCTCGACCATCTCGTTCTTCTGCTGCACGAACTTCGCCAGGTCCTTCGGCTCGCCGGGCTTGAAACGCGGCGCGGGGCGGTCGTAGACGATCGTTGCGCCGTTGGCGCCGTCGGTGTGGTACTGCGAGAGGCCCACCACGCGGTCGGAGACGTACAGCGCCTCGTTCAATTCGTGCGTAACGATGATGATCGTGTAGGGCGGCGGCTCGTTCGCCGCGATCGCTGCTAAGTTCTCTTCGTAGAGTTGCAGCAGCATCAGTTGCAGTTCTTCGCGCGTCGCCTCGTCGAGCGCGCCGAACGGCTCGTCGAGCAGCAGCACCCGCGGCTTCATGATCAGCGCCTGAGCGATCGCCACCCGTTGCCGCATGCCGCCCGACATCTGGCTCGGGTAGAGGTCGCGCGCGGCGGTCAGGCCGACCTTGTCGAGCAGCTCGTCCGCCCGTTCGAGGTGCTCGGCGCGTTGACGCAGCCAACCGGGGTAGTTGAAGAAGCGATACGGCGCCGAGGTCTCGTTGAGCATCAGCCCGAACGCCACGTTCTTGCGCGCCGTCAAGAAGTCGTAGAGGCTGTAGTGCTGGTAGACGATCCCCACGTCGCGTGACGGCCGCAGCATCGGCTCGCCCGCCACCCGGACGACGCCGCCGGTGGGCGGATGCGTGCCGAGAATCGCGTGGAGCAAGGTGGACTTGCCGCACCCGCTCGGCCCCACCAGCGCCACGAGCTGCCCCGCCTCGACGCGGAGGTTCACGTCATTCAGCACCTTCTTGGGGCCGTAGGCGTGGTGGACGTGGTCGATTTCCAGATTTGCCATAGAGTCGCCCGAGAAAAAACCCAATGTCCAAGCCCCAATGACCAATAGCTCGTACACAAACCTCATTGGTCATAGGGGCATGGTCATTGGTCATACCACAAGCTGGAGCATAAGCCTTTCGCCCCAATCGTTCGAGTCTTGGAGTTCCTTTGCGTTTCCAACGTCTTCGCGGTTACCATCCCAGACATGGACCTCCAGTTCGATCCGTCGATCCCCGTCGAGGCCGCCACGACGCCGCCGGCCGTGTGGTACACCGACCCGCGCGTTCTTGAGCTGGAACGGCGCAACGTCTTCGAGAAGGCTTGGGTCGCCGTCGGCCGAGCGGACCAGGTCGCCGAGCCCGGCCGTTACTTCACCGGCGATGTCGTTGGCAACCCTTTCGTCGTCTTGCGGGACGAGTCGGGCAAGTTGCGGGCGTTCCACAACGTCTGCCGCCACCACGCCGCCGTCGTCGCCCAGGAGTGTGGCAAGGCCCGCGAGCTGGTCTGCCCCTACCACGGCTGGACCTACCGGCTCGATGGCTCACTGCGTACGGCGCCACGGATGGGCCGCATGGAAGGGTTCGACCCCAAGGAGTTCGGCCTGCCGCCGATCAGCGTCGCGACGTGGGGGCCCCTGGTGCTGCTCGACCTCGACGGCCACGCCGGCGGCGAAAACAACCCGCGCGACCTGGCCATCGACGCGGCCCCGCTGATTGGGCCGCTCGATGAACTCGGCTTCGAGCACATGCGGTGGGTCGAGCGCCGCACCTATGAGATGAATTGCAACTGGAAGGTGTTCGTCGATAACTCGCTCGACGGCGGCTATCACGTCGCCTACGCGCACGAGGGGCTGGCCGAGGGGCTGGCGTTCGACGGCTACCGCAC from Botrimarina mediterranea encodes:
- the pta gene encoding phosphate acetyltransferase, which encodes MSNAAYVVAWEPRSGKSLVVLGLMELLSRRVERLAYFRPLVDGDPEADPHLRLVRERYRLTTPVDRMVGVRQDRAEQLVADGQEATLIKEVLARYRAIAAESDFVLCEGPDYIGAQAAFQHDFNSELSKHLGAPLVMVGTGAGRSAAETVRDVRAATAGYHEQGDVVAATFVNRVPPDEARALREAFQERSPSDGPIYVIEEEPSLARPTLAQVADAIGARWLYKPDDVHQRDVTTCRVAAMTLPHFLDRTAEGALVITPGDRSDILVGVVASLVSDGVPKAAGVLLTGGLEPEPSVRRLIEGMRRWVPPAMMVDCDTYRAATAVESVRAVLAPENLTKIATALGVFEREVDSDALAERIAVTRTERVTPLMFEYDLIERAKRIPRTIVLPEGEDDRILRAAAVLLRRHVASLVILGEPDAITARAAALGLDLAKARLINPIASPDRRRLAEELSNLRAHKGVTVEMAYDLLGDPNYFGTMMVQVGDAHGMVSGATHTTAQTIRPALQAIRTRDDCSIVSSVFLMCLEDRVLVYGDCAVNPDPTPEQLADIAISSAKTAKQFGVTPRVAMLSYSTGESGSGSAVDKVREATRLARQRAPELSIEGPIQYDAAVDASVAKSKMPGSQVAGHATVFVFPDLDSGNNTYKAVQRTAGAVAVGPILQGLRKPVNDLSRGCTIDDIVNTVAITAIQAQPEGDRPS
- a CDS encoding acetate/propionate family kinase, whose amino-acid sequence is MKVLVLNCGSSSIKHRLFEMPNDHEPGGIELGRGAIEGIGAEGSVADHAAGLRQVCDELGVEPEIVAHRVVHGGERFVAPIVIDDEVVAELDRLNPLAPLHNPANVLGIRVAREWFPRATHVAVFDTAFHATLPLYASHYAIPKHLATEHGVRRYGFHGSSHAWASQRAAELLGRPLEELRLVILHLGAGASATAVLGGKSIDTSMGMTPMEGLVMATRAGDIDPGVPLFLQRELGMTAAEVDRLLNRESGLRGYCDESDLREVLRRADEGDTDAQLAVEAYVYRIAKYVGAYAVALGGLDAVVFTAGVGERSAPIRALVAQRLTLFGAKLDAEANDASTSEDRAIQTADSPVALLIVATNEELQIAREAAALVE
- a CDS encoding ABC transporter ATP-binding protein → MANLEIDHVHHAYGPKKVLNDVNLRVEAGQLVALVGPSGCGKSTLLHAILGTHPPTGGVVRVAGEPMLRPSRDVGIVYQHYSLYDFLTARKNVAFGLMLNETSAPYRFFNYPGWLRQRAEHLERADELLDKVGLTAARDLYPSQMSGGMRQRVAIAQALIMKPRVLLLDEPFGALDEATREELQLMLLQLYEENLAAIAANEPPPYTIIIVTHELNEALYVSDRVVGLSQYHTDGANGATIVYDRPAPRFKPGEPKDLAKFVQQKNEMVEAVFSESFAKDHRRYVTFWEEYEKKAATAVGA
- a CDS encoding aromatic ring-hydroxylating oxygenase subunit alpha — its product is MDLQFDPSIPVEAATTPPAVWYTDPRVLELERRNVFEKAWVAVGRADQVAEPGRYFTGDVVGNPFVVLRDESGKLRAFHNVCRHHAAVVAQECGKARELVCPYHGWTYRLDGSLRTAPRMGRMEGFDPKEFGLPPISVATWGPLVLLDLDGHAGGENNPRDLAIDAAPLIGPLDELGFEHMRWVERRTYEMNCNWKVFVDNSLDGGYHVAYAHEGLAEGLAFDGYRTELFERSAIQVCESSGADERLGEKVVYAWLYPNLFINRYGRMMDTNIVYPTAVDRCEVVFDFYVDADVPDGDDLQEWAAKRRLRKAIGASHVIQNEDIEICESTQRGLGSMSFRTGRYSSQLERAVHAFHGMLYRDLSCEATSISSESPRGGSV